A stretch of Cyanobacterium sp. HL-69 DNA encodes these proteins:
- the vanY-2 gene encoding D-alanyl-D-alanine carboxypeptidase, giving the protein MMKFFRSLFSNVQFINFFIASLVVVLLFGWIHLSSDSVDDGVVRNNSEIVMEEIPTDETQPMENIISPPSSDDGDNSPESESQEFSITPDLPPPLPSSTSQLPSENMTNSLLSVASFGHFPYAETPPERLVNMGKYYHRTEYLDQEEAIAFNAMKEGAKVEGVDLVLISGFRSVPSQTTLFNNQVSKRGSAEAAARLSAPPGYSEHNTGYAVDIGDGK; this is encoded by the coding sequence AGTAGTGTTACTTTTTGGCTGGATTCATTTATCTAGTGATTCGGTAGATGATGGAGTGGTGAGAAATAATTCGGAGATTGTTATGGAAGAAATACCCACGGATGAAACTCAACCTATGGAAAATATCATTTCTCCCCCTTCTTCTGATGATGGGGATAATTCGCCCGAGTCTGAGTCGCAGGAGTTTAGTATTACTCCTGATTTACCGCCCCCTCTACCATCCTCAACTTCTCAACTACCCTCTGAAAATATGACTAATTCTTTGTTATCGGTGGCAAGTTTTGGGCATTTTCCCTATGCAGAAACTCCCCCAGAGCGATTGGTAAATATGGGTAAATACTATCACCGTACAGAATATTTGGACCAAGAAGAGGCGATCGCATTTAATGCTATGAAGGAGGGGGCTAAGGTTGAGGGGGTAGATTTAGTATTGATTTCAGGCTTTCGCTCAGTGCCTTCTCAAACGACTCTTTTTAATAATCAGGTGAGTAAAAGAGGTTCAGCGGAAGCAGCGGCAAGACTGAGCGCGCCCCCTGGTTATAGTGAACATAACACAGGATATGCGGTGGACATTGGGGATGGTAAATAA
- a CDS encoding Glycosyltransferase yields MKTALVHEWLTPKATGGSELVVKEILELIDAQLYALIDFESSNPQSYLYGRKIGTSFLQHFPLSKNGVQKYLPLLPIAIEQLNLTEYDLVLSSSHAVAKGIITRPDQLHICYCHTPMRYAWDLTFDYLDRTSALKGFFARYILHQLRQWDVISANRVDYFIANSHHTARRIWRCYRREAKVIYPPVQVDEFPFEAQKSDFYVIVSRLVNYKKVSLIVEAFNKLGKPLVVIGDGPEFKSIEAIAKPNITLLGSVDDITLKKYLSSAKAFIYGACEDFGIAIVEAQACGTPVIAYKGGGALETVIDMETNPDTGTGVFFPSQTIDSLIKAVNTFENLAPHFRAENCLINAQKFSLKIFQDSYQGFVDQCLNRFSSK; encoded by the coding sequence ATGAAAACAGCGTTAGTCCATGAATGGTTAACCCCCAAGGCAACGGGAGGCTCTGAGCTAGTGGTCAAAGAGATTTTAGAGCTAATAGACGCTCAACTATACGCTTTGATCGATTTCGAGTCTTCCAACCCCCAAAGTTACCTTTATGGACGAAAAATAGGTACTTCTTTTCTCCAACATTTTCCCCTCAGCAAAAATGGAGTACAAAAGTATTTACCCTTATTACCCATCGCCATCGAGCAACTTAATCTGACGGAATATGACTTGGTGTTGTCCTCTTCCCATGCCGTGGCAAAAGGCATTATCACCAGACCAGATCAACTACATATATGTTACTGCCATACTCCCATGCGTTATGCGTGGGATTTAACTTTTGATTATCTCGATCGCACTTCAGCCCTAAAAGGATTTTTTGCCCGTTATATCTTGCACCAACTCAGGCAATGGGATGTAATTTCTGCTAACCGAGTCGATTATTTTATCGCCAACTCTCACCACACAGCCCGAAGGATATGGCGTTGTTATCGTCGGGAAGCCAAAGTGATTTATCCCCCCGTCCAAGTAGATGAATTTCCCTTTGAAGCTCAAAAATCCGATTTTTATGTAATAGTATCTCGTTTAGTCAATTATAAAAAAGTCTCTCTCATTGTGGAAGCCTTTAACAAATTGGGAAAACCCCTCGTAGTTATTGGGGATGGACCAGAATTTAAGTCCATAGAAGCCATTGCCAAGCCCAATATTACCCTTTTAGGGTCGGTGGATGATATAACTCTCAAAAAATATTTATCATCCGCTAAAGCTTTTATATACGGTGCTTGTGAAGATTTTGGCATTGCGATCGTCGAAGCTCAGGCCTGTGGCACTCCCGTAATAGCCTATAAAGGAGGAGGTGCATTAGAAACCGTCATCGACATGGAAACGAACCCCGACACAGGTACAGGGGTATTTTTTCCGTCTCAAACCATAGATTCATTAATAAAAGCCGTCAACACCTTTGAAAATTTAGCCCCTCACTTCAGGGCGGAAAATTGTCTTATCAATGCTCAAAAATTTAGTCTCAAAATATTCCAAGACTCTTACCAAGGATTTGTGGATCAATGTTTAAATCGATTTAGTTCAAAATAA
- a CDS encoding Undecaprenyl-phosphate galactosephosphotransferase — protein sequence MTINTQFVSRKRSSRVANPSAIARQNISDSYRYKRTFDIIFSATVLIVCFPLYFTIALLILISSPGPIFYYQERVGKNFKTFKCIKFRTMVKNADRILDQILAECPEKRAEFEHNFKLKKDPRITWIGKFLRASSLDEFPQFWNVLKGDMSIVGPRPLVPDELYMYGNKIDKVLTIKPGITGLWQVSGRNDIPYHRRVLMDVYYVINNSFFFDVWIILKTIVVMFFTKSNGAY from the coding sequence ATGACCATCAATACCCAATTTGTGTCTCGCAAACGTTCGTCTCGCGTAGCAAATCCCAGTGCGATCGCAAGACAAAACATTTCGGACAGCTATCGTTATAAAAGAACATTTGATATTATTTTTTCCGCTACGGTGTTAATCGTTTGTTTTCCCTTGTACTTTACCATCGCCTTACTGATTTTAATTAGCTCTCCTGGACCTATTTTTTATTATCAAGAAAGGGTAGGAAAAAACTTTAAAACTTTTAAATGTATAAAATTTAGAACAATGGTCAAAAATGCTGACCGAATTTTAGATCAGATTTTAGCAGAATGTCCCGAAAAAAGAGCAGAATTTGAACATAACTTTAAACTAAAAAAAGATCCTCGTATTACTTGGATTGGTAAATTTTTAAGGGCTAGTAGCTTAGATGAGTTTCCCCAATTTTGGAATGTTTTAAAGGGTGACATGAGTATCGTAGGGCCTCGCCCCCTTGTTCCTGATGAGCTTTATATGTATGGCAACAAAATTGATAAGGTGTTGACCATCAAACCAGGTATCACTGGATTATGGCAGGTATCAGGCAGAAATGATATTCCCTACCACCGTAGAGTATTAATGGATGTTTATTATGTCATTAATAATAGTTTTTTCTTTGATGTTTGGATTATTCTTAAAACTATTGTCGTCATGTTTTTTACTAAAAGTAATGGTGCGTATTAG
- the rnhA gene encoding ribonuclease HI, translated as MSKQELQQVEIYTDGSCLHNPGAGGYGVVLLYGDHRKELSGGFSLTTNNRMEMFAAIAGLRTLKKRCQVKLYTDSQYVVNAITKGWAQKWEKNGWKRNAKEKAKNPDLWADLLALCRQHDIEFIWVKGHAGNRENERCDRLAFEAAHGDDLPPDENYN; from the coding sequence ATGAGTAAACAGGAATTACAACAGGTAGAAATTTATACTGATGGCTCTTGTCTGCACAACCCGGGGGCGGGGGGTTACGGGGTAGTATTGTTGTATGGCGACCATCGCAAGGAGTTGTCAGGGGGATTTAGTTTAACCACTAATAACCGTATGGAAATGTTTGCAGCGATCGCAGGTTTGCGCACATTAAAAAAAAGGTGTCAGGTAAAACTATATACAGACTCCCAATATGTGGTAAATGCCATCACAAAAGGATGGGCGCAAAAGTGGGAGAAAAATGGCTGGAAACGTAATGCCAAAGAAAAGGCGAAAAACCCTGATTTGTGGGCAGATTTGTTGGCTCTGTGTCGGCAGCATGACATAGAATTTATTTGGGTGAAAGGTCATGCAGGAAATAGAGAAAATGAAAGGTGCGATCGCCTTGCCTTCGAGGCCGCCCATGGGGATGATTTGCCCCCCGATGAAAATTATAATTAA
- the ssb gene encoding single-strand DNA-binding protein Ssb encodes MSLNMVNLVGRTGADPEIRYFDSGSVKCRLTLAVNRRGKRDEGPDWFELEIWGKTAEIAANYTKKGSLIGIQGSLKIDTWSDRNTGVNRSKPVVRVDRLDLLGSKRDNESYNSDNDEF; translated from the coding sequence ATGAGTCTAAACATGGTTAATTTAGTAGGTCGTACCGGCGCAGATCCAGAAATTCGTTACTTTGATTCTGGGAGTGTCAAATGTCGTCTTACCCTAGCGGTAAATCGTCGTGGTAAAAGAGATGAAGGGCCTGATTGGTTTGAGTTGGAAATTTGGGGAAAAACCGCTGAAATCGCCGCTAATTATACGAAAAAAGGTAGTTTGATAGGTATTCAAGGATCCCTCAAAATTGATACCTGGAGCGATCGCAACACAGGAGTAAATCGTTCAAAACCTGTGGTAAGAGTAGATCGCCTTGATTTATTAGGCTCAAAACGGGATAATGAAAGCTACAATTCCGATAATGATGAATTTTAA
- a CDS encoding serine/threonine protein kinase, bacterial, translated as MKWHCAIAFIPQNLKYTLNRANVMAEIINGRYEIIDTLGKGGFGETFIAKDTQMPSAKLVVIKKLKPLDSQNTNLELVQNLFAKEAQVLEQLGQNCTQIPTLYAYLIEDGEFYLIQEHIEGESLADIGIINFARCEAILSSLLNTLKYIHSQNIIHRDIKPENIIIRKSDGLPVLIDFGAVKETMGAMTRSNSSTVSSVVVGTRGFMAPEQSAGRTLFSSDLYALGLTMIYGLTGKYPIEFANNPLTGELDWDSSLPNIPAPLKTTLQKAIKMEVGQRYSTAQDMYLALHQSQTQSTTQDTVLVAPANNTGGMNSSSYNPTVVASPSGQNFSQGSAPHPVSGANYSQGYYQPPNQGNNNNIIVILLTAILVAIGVSGGFFAMEQMRANQAELERIEQEKAEAEQKLIEEQKRREEEEAKRLDSERLASEANDARLRAEEDKRRAEQEARNRVIPVNNQPTSINNPDVNTVDISDATVYIHYQSNESGARSLQDHLFSRGVNIADEIDQINGIRKNDIRYSNSSALPLARAVKNEIESFYRSRGINKNLEMIDLSARGFQTPTNQMEIWINE; from the coding sequence ATGAAATGGCACTGTGCGATCGCCTTTATACCCCAAAATTTAAAATATACCCTCAATCGAGCAAATGTCATGGCAGAAATAATTAACGGTCGCTACGAGATAATAGACACCCTTGGCAAAGGAGGCTTTGGAGAAACATTCATCGCCAAAGATACCCAGATGCCCTCAGCCAAATTAGTAGTTATCAAAAAACTAAAACCCCTCGATAGTCAAAATACCAACCTCGAATTGGTTCAAAACCTATTCGCCAAAGAGGCCCAAGTATTAGAACAACTAGGGCAAAATTGTACCCAAATCCCCACCCTTTACGCCTACCTCATCGAAGATGGGGAATTTTACCTCATCCAAGAACATATCGAAGGAGAAAGCCTTGCAGATATAGGTATCATTAACTTTGCTCGGTGTGAAGCCATTCTCTCATCCCTGCTCAATACCCTCAAATATATCCATAGTCAGAATATTATCCACCGTGACATTAAACCCGAAAATATCATCATCCGCAAAAGCGACGGTTTACCAGTATTAATAGACTTTGGTGCAGTAAAAGAAACCATGGGCGCCATGACAAGGAGTAATAGCTCAACGGTAAGCTCTGTAGTGGTGGGTACAAGGGGCTTTATGGCACCCGAACAAAGTGCAGGAAGAACCCTATTTAGTAGTGATTTGTATGCCCTAGGGTTAACTATGATTTATGGACTCACAGGCAAATATCCCATCGAATTTGCTAATAACCCCCTCACAGGAGAACTAGATTGGGATAGCTCATTACCCAATATTCCAGCACCCCTTAAAACCACCTTACAAAAAGCCATCAAAATGGAAGTAGGGCAAAGATACAGCACCGCCCAAGATATGTATTTAGCCCTCCATCAAAGCCAAACCCAAAGTACAACCCAAGATACTGTTTTAGTTGCCCCTGCCAATAATACAGGGGGAATGAATTCTTCTAGTTATAATCCCACCGTGGTGGCATCTCCTTCAGGACAAAATTTTAGTCAAGGCAGTGCGCCCCATCCCGTCAGTGGTGCCAATTATAGTCAAGGTTATTATCAACCCCCCAATCAAGGAAACAATAACAATATTATCGTAATTTTGTTAACCGCTATTCTTGTCGCAATTGGTGTTTCTGGGGGCTTTTTTGCCATGGAACAAATGAGAGCCAATCAAGCCGAGTTAGAGCGTATTGAGCAAGAAAAGGCGGAAGCAGAACAAAAACTAATTGAGGAACAAAAAAGAAGAGAAGAAGAGGAGGCAAAACGATTGGATTCGGAAAGATTGGCCTCAGAAGCTAACGACGCTAGGCTGAGGGCAGAAGAGGATAAGAGAAGGGCTGAACAAGAAGCCAGAAACAGAGTTATCCCAGTAAATAATCAACCTACCTCAATAAATAATCCTGATGTCAACACTGTAGATATTTCCGACGCTACTGTTTATATTCATTATCAGTCAAACGAATCAGGCGCTCGTTCTTTACAAGATCATTTGTTTTCGAGGGGAGTAAACATTGCGGATGAGATAGATCAAATAAATGGTATAAGAAAAAATGACATACGTTATTCAAATTCTTCAGCTCTACCTTTAGCAAGGGCAGTAAAAAATGAAATAGAATCATTTTATAGAAGTAGAGGTATTAATAAAAATCTCGAAATGATTGATTTATCAGCAAGAGGTTTTCAAACTCCTACGAATCAAATGGAAATATGGATTAATGAGTAG
- a CDS encoding D-alanyl-D-alanine carboxypeptidase encodes MNASRYGFELSFPRNNRQGVTYEPWHWRFVGSPRANEIFNVARQFAQN; translated from the coding sequence ATGAATGCTTCTCGCTATGGTTTTGAGTTGTCCTTTCCTCGTAATAATCGTCAGGGGGTTACTTATGAGCCATGGCACTGGCGTTTTGTGGGTTCACCCCGTGCTAATGAAATTTTTAATGTGGCTCGTCAATTTGCCCAAAATTAG
- a CDS encoding serine/threonine protein kinase, bacterial, which yields MNSLLINRYEVIDTLGKGGFGETFLAKDTQMPSKKFVVIKKLKPLHDQTDNLDFLQKLFQKEAQVLEQLGQNCTQIPTLYASFTEDGQFYLIQEHIEGESLADIGIINFARCEAILSSLLNTLKYIHSQNIIHRDIKPENIIIRKSDGLPVLIDFGAVKETMGAMTRSNGSTVSSMVIGTRGFMAPEQSAGRSLFSSDLYALGLTRSISYSSECNTSRTNFD from the coding sequence ATGAATAGTCTTTTAATTAACCGTTATGAAGTAATTGACACCCTCGGCAAAGGAGGATTTGGAGAAACATTTCTCGCCAAAGATACCCAGATGCCCTCGAAGAAATTTGTTGTTATCAAAAAATTGAAACCGCTACATGATCAAACTGATAACCTCGATTTTTTACAAAAATTATTTCAAAAAGAAGCCCAAGTATTAGAACAGTTAGGGCAAAATTGCACCCAAATCCCCACCCTCTACGCCTCTTTTACAGAAGATGGTCAGTTTTACCTAATTCAAGAACATATCGAAGGAGAAAGCCTTGCAGATATAGGCATCATTAATTTTGCTCGGTGTGAAGCCATTCTCTCATCCCTGCTCAATACCCTCAAATATATCCATAGTCAAAATATTATCCACCGTGACATTAAACCCGAAAATATCATCATCCGTAAAAGCGACGGTTTACCAGTATTAATCGACTTTGGTGCAGTAAAAGAAACCATGGGTGCCATGACAAGAAGTAATGGCTCAACGGTAAGCTCTATGGTTATTGGTACGAGAGGCTTTATGGCACCCGAACAAAGTGCAGGAAGAAGCCTATTTAGTAGTGATTTGTATGCCCTAGGGTTAACTAGGAGTATTTCGTATTCGTCAGAATGCAATACAAGCAGAACAAACTTTGATTAA